One window of the Sulfurospirillum oryzae genome contains the following:
- a CDS encoding YciI family protein: MFIIALTYHKSLEEVDAHLSAHVEFLKDNYEKGLFLASGRKNPRTGGVILALAANRAEIEALIACDPFYIHDVATYEITEFTPSMTSPELAFLANR, from the coding sequence ATGTTTATCATCGCTTTAACCTATCACAAATCCCTTGAGGAAGTCGATGCACATCTGAGTGCGCATGTCGAATTTCTCAAAGACAACTACGAAAAAGGTCTTTTTTTAGCCTCAGGACGTAAAAATCCCCGCACGGGAGGTGTTATCTTGGCATTGGCCGCTAACAGGGCTGAGATTGAAGCGCTCATCGCGTGTGATCCTTTTTACATTCATGATGTAGCCACCTATGAGATCACGGAATTTACGCCGTCCATGACTTCACCCGA